One genomic segment of Polyangiaceae bacterium includes these proteins:
- a CDS encoding flagellar basal body P-ring protein FlgI, with translation MHSHSPVVFPLRRALFGLGLVLATLAAAPDARGDKIRDLCDVVGARDNQLVGYGVVIGLNGSGDDVSAPFASQSLLSLLRRLGVQVDARQLRLRNVAAVLVTATIPAFSRAGSKLDVTVSSIGNARSLRGGVLVQTPLRGADRRTYAVAQGPLLVGGFSASGASGGGVQENTTTTGRIPSGALVEREIKTKFSSEGKVQLALRAPDFANAQRIVEAVDKAFGKGAARAVDGGTVIVKAPAKLKDKPVELLAKVGDVDVDPSTKARVVINERTGTIVAGGDVRLSPVAIAQGGITITIKEAPVVSQPEALGSGETKVVNRTEVEATEKVPPTLSYVDGAASLADVAAALSAFGVAPRELASLMQALKTAGALRAEIVVQ, from the coding sequence GTGCACTCCCACTCACCCGTCGTCTTTCCCCTGCGCCGAGCACTTTTTGGCCTGGGGCTGGTGCTCGCAACGCTGGCGGCTGCGCCCGACGCTCGCGGCGACAAGATCCGCGATCTGTGCGACGTGGTCGGCGCCCGCGACAACCAGCTAGTGGGCTACGGCGTCGTCATCGGTCTCAACGGCTCTGGCGACGACGTGTCGGCGCCCTTCGCCTCCCAGTCGTTGCTTTCGCTCCTGCGTCGCCTCGGCGTGCAGGTCGATGCCCGGCAACTGCGATTGCGCAACGTGGCGGCCGTGCTGGTCACGGCGACGATTCCCGCCTTCTCTCGGGCTGGGTCGAAGCTCGACGTCACCGTATCTTCCATTGGCAACGCGCGCAGTCTGCGCGGTGGCGTACTGGTGCAGACGCCGCTGCGTGGCGCGGATCGCCGAACCTACGCGGTGGCCCAGGGGCCGCTCTTGGTAGGTGGATTTTCTGCGAGCGGCGCCTCGGGAGGAGGCGTGCAGGAGAACACCACCACCACCGGCAGAATCCCCTCGGGAGCGTTGGTAGAGCGCGAGATCAAGACCAAGTTCAGCTCGGAAGGCAAGGTGCAGCTGGCCCTGCGTGCCCCGGACTTTGCCAACGCGCAGCGCATCGTTGAAGCGGTGGACAAGGCCTTCGGCAAAGGGGCAGCGCGCGCCGTCGACGGTGGAACCGTGATCGTCAAGGCTCCCGCGAAGCTCAAAGACAAGCCCGTGGAGCTGCTGGCAAAGGTCGGCGACGTGGACGTCGATCCCAGTACCAAGGCGCGGGTAGTCATCAACGAGCGCACGGGAACCATCGTCGCAGGAGGCGACGTTCGTCTCTCGCCGGTTGCCATCGCGCAGGGTGGAATCACCATCACGATCAAAGAGGCACCCGTCGTCAGTCAGCCCGAAGCCCTGGGCAGCGGGGAAACGAAGGTCGTGAACCGAACCGAGGTAGAGGCGACGGAGAAGGTTCCGCCGACCCTGTCCTACGTGGATGGCGCCGCCTCCCTGGCAGACGTGGCAGCTGCCCTCAGCGCCTTCGGCGTCGCTCCCCGCGAACTGGCCAGCTTGATGCAGGCGCTCAAAACGGCTGGCGCACTTCGTGCAGAGATCGTGGTGCAGTGA
- the flgM gene encoding flagellar biosynthesis anti-sigma factor FlgM, with translation MKGITGNPALDAYHRMAVSPVREARPAAKVDAGATQQAPAEAAKVSISAEARDLAVNAAGGGVDTAKVEALKARVQEGSFQVDPHKIAGRLLDELG, from the coding sequence ATGAAAGGCATCACTGGCAACCCGGCACTCGACGCATACCACCGCATGGCGGTGTCCCCGGTACGAGAGGCACGTCCGGCCGCAAAGGTCGACGCGGGTGCCACCCAACAAGCGCCGGCGGAAGCGGCCAAGGTGAGTATCTCCGCTGAGGCGCGAGACCTCGCAGTGAACGCGGCAGGCGGAGGCGTAGACACCGCGAAAGTGGAAGCGCTGAAGGCGCGCGTGCAAGAGGGCTCGTTCCAGGTCGACCCGCACAAGATCGCCGGTCGTCTCCTGGACGAGCTTGGATAG